In Nilaparvata lugens isolate BPH chromosome 5, ASM1435652v1, whole genome shotgun sequence, the following proteins share a genomic window:
- the LOC111054010 gene encoding uncharacterized protein LOC111054010, with protein MLDSPITRSKVGVDSKSGRKIQDVDCVPEAVKHNQHIILHLGTNNLSDGDAPSTIAGRFEKLIDDIRRVNPDSSIYVSSILPRAVSGFSGSKMSAENIVFLNEKARRTNYLVTLAISRIERCHVINNNSLFMDSLNVVKTGLLSKDGLHLQRAGIIALIVELVCRRFNGTCYYTTQPRTSPSISLDYSVWIGDLYTLTVLYCMEFEYS; from the exons ATGCTCGATTCACCCATAACAAGATCGAAG GTTGGTGTGGACTCGAAATCTGGGCGCAAAATACAAGATGTGGATTGTGTTCCTGAGGCAGTTAAGCACAACCAACACATCATTTTACACTTGGGTACAAACAATTTGTCAGATGGAGATGCACCTAGCACTATTGCCGGACGCTTTGAGAAATTGATCGATGACATCAGACGTGTGAATCCCGATAGTAGTATCTACGTGTCATCAATTCTTCCTCGAGCAGTGAGTGGCTTTTCGGGGTCGAAAATGTCTGCTGAGAACATTGTTTTTCTCAATGAGAAAGCGAGAAGGACCAATTATCTCGTCACACTTGCTATTTCAAG AATCGAACGCTGTCACGTCATCAACAACAACTCACTTTTCATGGACTCGTTGAATGTTGTGAAAACAGGTCTCCTTTCCAAAGACGGGCTCCACCTACAAAGAGCAGGGATCATCGCTTTAATAG TTGAACTGGTTTGTCGCCGCTTCAACGGAACTTGCTATTATACCACACAACCAAGAACATCACCATCTATTTCACTTGACTATTCCGTATGGATTGGTGATTTATACACTTTGACTGTTCTGTACTGTATGGAATTTGAGTATTCATAA